Below is a window of Rhodoglobus vestalii DNA.
GCCTCGTCGACATAGACATGGCAGGTCGCGCAGGCGCAGGCCCCGCCGCACTCGGCGACGATCCCCTTCACACCATTCTTGACGGCGGTTTCCATTACCGAGTCACCGTCACGGGCGTCGAGCGTGGTCTGGGTTCCATCGGGGGAAAAGTAGGTGATTTCAGGCATGTGGTGTCTCCTTGCGTTGTGACTGGTGAAATCGAAAGCGTTGGCTATCAGCATGGTCGGTGGTCAAATGAACTGCTTGCCACCGTCGACGACGATCGTCTGCCCCGTGACGTATCCGGACTGGGAGCCTGCCAAAAAGAGGGCCGTTCCGACGATGTCGTCGGGCTGGCTGGCGCGTTTGATGGCGCCTCGGTCAACGCCGTAGGTCTCGGCATCGTCGATGAGCCCGAGGCTCGCTTCGGTGAGGGTGAATCCTGGGGCAATCGCGTTGACGGTGATCCCTTGACCGCCGACCTCGCGCGCCATCACACGGGTCATTCCGATGACGGCGGCCTTCGACGCCACGTAGTGCATCCAAAGAGGCGAGCCGCTGAAGACGGTGGCCGACGCGATGTTGATGATCCGGCCGCCGGGCTGGGCCATGACCGGGGAGACGGAGGCGGAGCACAACCATGTTCCTTTGACATTGACGTCCATCACACGATCCCACTCCTCGGACTCGATGTCGGTGAACGGTGTCCGCGACAGGGTTGCGTAAATCGCAGCATTATTGACGAGCACGTCGATGCGACCAAATTCAGCAAGCGCAGTCTGCGCGAGTTCATCCGTCGACTGCCGGTTGGTCACGTCGATCCGCACCGCAATCGCGGTGGCGCCCGCGGCAGTGAGTATCGCAGCGGTTTCGGTGACACCGGCGAGGTCGATGTCTGCAACAACGAGTGAGGCGCCCTCCGCCGCGAATCCCTGCGCGAATGCACGCCCGAGACCGCCGGCGGCGCCGGTGACAATGACGACCTTGCCGTCGAATGCGGATGCTTCACTCATTGCTCTGCGTCCTCTCGCGTGTAGGTGTTGCTCAGTTGTTCGGTTGAGTCGATGCAGGCGAGCGCGATAAGGGCTGCTGACAGTGACTTTGCTTCGTCGGTGAAGAGTTCGTCGTAGGCGCGGGCGGCGCACAGGCGAAGGGCCTGCTCGGCATCGAGCCCAAACCAGTCCATCACCACTCGGCGCCCGTGTGGAGTGACGCGCCAGACCTTGTCGGAGTCTTTGACGAGGGCGTCGTTGATGTTCATTGCCGTGCGCCGCGTATCGTGTCCGTCGATGATCGCCACGATCTGCTCGATGTCTGAGTCTGGGACCCCCACCCGCTCGAGAACATCCCGCGCAATCCGTGCACCCTCTTTTTCATGCTTGACGACGAGGTGTTCGCGGCTTCCGTCACGGTCGGGGGCGATCGCC
It encodes the following:
- a CDS encoding 2Fe-2S iron-sulfur cluster-binding protein translates to MPEITYFSPDGTQTTLDARDGDSVMETAVKNGVKGIVAECGGACACATCHVYVDEAFTDAVGEPGDLEDDMLDGTAAERLPNSRLSCQLKMNPALNGLTVRIAPKQI
- a CDS encoding SDR family NAD(P)-dependent oxidoreductase; the protein is MSEASAFDGKVVIVTGAAGGLGRAFAQGFAAEGASLVVADIDLAGVTETAAILTAAGATAIAVRIDVTNRQSTDELAQTALAEFGRIDVLVNNAAIYATLSRTPFTDIESEEWDRVMDVNVKGTWLCSASVSPVMAQPGGRIINIASATVFSGSPLWMHYVASKAAVIGMTRVMAREVGGQGITVNAIAPGFTLTEASLGLIDDAETYGVDRGAIKRASQPDDIVGTALFLAGSQSGYVTGQTIVVDGGKQFI
- a CDS encoding HD domain-containing protein — its product is MSSHSRSPINHLGRDVSGNIPASSSVTGLIELGERDVAIWNLASQFLTTRDNDAHTLYAYGIARALLSQTPTADENIVLPAILLHDTGWSTVDEKENLEAIAPDRDGSREHLVVKHEKEGARIARDVLERVGVPDSDIEQIVAIIDGHDTRRTAMNINDALVKDSDKVWRVTPHGRRVVMDWFGLDAEQALRLCAARAYDELFTDEAKSLSAALIALACIDSTEQLSNTYTREDAEQ